One genomic window of Polyangium aurulentum includes the following:
- a CDS encoding STAS domain-containing protein, with amino-acid sequence MAAEDPRPPSSRPRRTLARRVLLKMAVRLSIVTGLVTGLSYAHMIRSVTQAREQDLAHYIRARGERENELFRLAEDHHGVLRAALLDRLHAMGDEEDLAGEFDRRFAISPDGALRSRPERTDPAKQAQAALDESFPRTPAHMKTVIAAQDTLSAFGRSMIIRFANTWMTTPENAIITYWPAAPRWAQTRRMASKPADHEFFLAAAPAQNPAGKTIWTKSYIEPQGETAMVSGITPIHDGDRFLGVIGHDLPLSDLLQRTQQDHLEGGYNVLLNRSGDLIAHPALTAAIEKAGGSFAVGKADDPTLAAIFRRATAVTEIAAVVESEDGHDYLAVTRLAGPDWLLVAVHPKAELQKPAYASARVVLVAGMAALLLELGLVYLILRKEVKGPLGEILAATRKVAAGNLDVALDAGREDELGALAASFNGMAGAVRERSEAQEKALAERKEAEERIRSLNEELAGSLELERERLRTLERLNRAVEELSTPVLEVWKDVLALPVIGNVDEARAATMTARLLEEVVRTQCRFVLLDITGVDMVDTFTADRLLKVVAAVELLGAQCVLTGVRPNVAQALVGLGIGFGKLRTRRTLKQGLLECIRRAEGA; translated from the coding sequence ATGGCTGCCGAAGATCCGCGCCCTCCGTCCTCGCGCCCGCGCCGCACCCTCGCCCGCCGGGTGCTCCTGAAAATGGCCGTTCGCCTGAGCATCGTGACCGGGCTCGTCACGGGGCTCAGCTACGCGCACATGATCCGCTCGGTCACGCAGGCGCGCGAGCAAGACCTCGCCCACTACATCCGCGCCCGCGGCGAGCGCGAGAACGAGCTGTTTCGCCTCGCCGAGGACCACCACGGCGTCCTGCGGGCAGCGCTGCTCGACAGGCTCCACGCCATGGGCGACGAGGAGGACCTGGCGGGCGAATTCGATCGGCGCTTCGCCATCTCGCCCGACGGCGCGCTCCGCAGCCGGCCCGAGCGCACCGACCCTGCCAAGCAGGCGCAGGCCGCCCTCGATGAATCCTTCCCCCGCACGCCCGCGCACATGAAGACGGTGATCGCGGCGCAAGACACCCTGAGCGCATTCGGCCGCTCGATGATCATCCGCTTCGCCAATACCTGGATGACCACCCCCGAGAACGCCATCATCACGTACTGGCCGGCCGCGCCGCGATGGGCGCAAACCAGGCGGATGGCATCGAAGCCCGCCGACCACGAGTTCTTCCTGGCCGCCGCGCCCGCCCAGAATCCCGCCGGCAAGACCATCTGGACGAAGAGCTACATCGAACCACAAGGCGAGACGGCCATGGTCAGCGGCATAACGCCCATTCATGACGGTGACCGGTTCCTCGGGGTCATCGGGCACGATCTCCCCCTCTCGGATCTATTGCAACGCACGCAGCAGGATCACCTCGAGGGGGGATACAATGTGCTCTTGAACAGGAGCGGCGACCTCATCGCACACCCGGCGCTCACGGCGGCGATCGAGAAGGCGGGGGGCAGCTTCGCGGTGGGAAAGGCTGACGATCCGACGCTCGCGGCCATCTTCCGGCGCGCCACGGCCGTGACCGAGATCGCCGCGGTGGTCGAGAGCGAGGACGGCCACGATTACCTCGCGGTCACGAGGCTCGCCGGCCCGGACTGGCTCCTCGTCGCGGTCCATCCGAAAGCGGAGCTGCAAAAGCCCGCGTACGCGTCGGCCAGGGTGGTGCTGGTCGCGGGCATGGCGGCGCTCCTGCTCGAGCTGGGGCTCGTGTATCTGATCCTGCGCAAGGAGGTCAAGGGCCCGCTCGGCGAGATCCTCGCGGCCACGCGCAAGGTGGCGGCGGGCAATCTCGATGTCGCGCTCGACGCCGGGCGCGAGGACGAGCTCGGGGCGCTCGCGGCGTCTTTCAATGGAATGGCGGGCGCGGTGCGCGAGCGCTCGGAGGCGCAAGAGAAGGCGCTCGCGGAGAGAAAGGAGGCCGAGGAGCGTATCAGGTCGCTGAACGAGGAGCTCGCGGGGAGCCTCGAGCTCGAGCGCGAGCGATTGCGCACGCTCGAGCGGCTGAACCGCGCGGTCGAGGAGCTGTCGACGCCCGTGCTCGAGGTCTGGAAGGACGTGCTCGCGCTGCCGGTGATCGGCAACGTCGACGAGGCGCGCGCGGCCACGATGACCGCGCGACTGCTCGAAGAGGTGGTGCGCACGCAATGCCGCTTCGTGCTGCTCGACATCACGGGGGTGGACATGGTGGACACGTTCACGGCCGACCGGCTGCTCAAGGTGGTGGCGGCGGTCGAGCTGCTCGGGGCGCAATGCGTGCTCACGGGCGTGCGGCCGAACGTGGCGCAGGCGCTCGTGGGGCTCGGCATCGGCTTCGGCAAGCTCCGGACGCGCCGCACGCTCAAGCAGGGGCTGCTCGAATGCATTCGTCGGGCCGAGGGGGCCTGA
- a CDS encoding MYXO-CTERM sorting domain-containing protein, whose product MRTALVLPLFAAVLLHAAAARAVDADPTNYLTVLATLKPGDTLNLAPGTYTSGLPISGLNGTEDAWITIAGPASGAPAIFEGNSCCNTVELVNTSYLAIERVTIDGKGIDGVFGVSAKNGVNNVVHHIRLEGNTFKGQGGSQQTVAISTKTPTYGWIVRGNVIDGAGTGIYFGNSNFAEPFVGGVIEHNLFKRTIGYNMQIKNQNAWPAHAALPDVAAPRTIIRHNVFLKDDTASPDGARPNLLVGGPPPSGRGADALVEIYGNVFVHNGAESLMQATGRVTIHDNLFVDASDVALRLQTHEGFPLIHARVYDNTFYAANRAIFFANAATEGDIVTGNLIFAAAGIEGQAKGIGDNIIESVAAASSYVASPGLKLGDMDFYPLAGQAETTPLDPAALADDTDHACDFNGTSRKDFAFRGAYAGAGTNPGWKPAEAVKPAVPCGSNGGGAGGGGAGSGGAPSGSGGAGGEDFFPYAPDDDRSGCGCRTAPSASFVGAPIFAALGLGLLARRRRVKARRA is encoded by the coding sequence ATGCGAACCGCTCTTGTGCTTCCGCTCTTCGCCGCCGTCCTGCTGCACGCCGCCGCCGCGCGCGCGGTGGACGCCGATCCCACGAACTACCTCACCGTGCTCGCCACGTTGAAGCCCGGGGACACGCTGAACCTCGCCCCGGGCACGTACACGAGTGGCCTGCCGATCAGCGGCCTGAACGGCACCGAGGACGCCTGGATCACGATCGCCGGCCCAGCCTCCGGCGCGCCCGCGATCTTCGAGGGCAACTCCTGCTGCAACACGGTCGAGCTGGTGAACACGTCGTATCTCGCGATCGAGCGCGTCACGATCGACGGCAAAGGGATCGACGGCGTCTTCGGCGTCAGCGCCAAGAACGGCGTGAACAACGTCGTCCATCACATCCGGCTCGAGGGCAACACGTTCAAGGGGCAGGGCGGCTCGCAGCAGACGGTGGCGATCTCGACGAAGACGCCGACGTACGGCTGGATCGTGCGCGGCAACGTCATCGACGGCGCGGGCACGGGCATCTACTTCGGCAACTCGAACTTCGCCGAGCCCTTCGTGGGCGGCGTCATCGAGCACAACCTGTTCAAGCGGACGATCGGCTACAACATGCAGATCAAGAACCAGAACGCCTGGCCCGCGCACGCCGCGCTGCCGGACGTCGCGGCGCCGCGCACGATCATCCGCCACAACGTCTTTCTCAAGGACGACACCGCGAGCCCCGACGGCGCGAGGCCGAACCTCCTCGTCGGCGGCCCGCCGCCCTCGGGCCGGGGCGCGGACGCGCTCGTCGAGATCTACGGCAACGTGTTCGTGCACAACGGCGCAGAGTCGCTCATGCAGGCGACCGGGCGCGTGACGATCCACGACAACCTCTTCGTCGACGCCTCCGACGTCGCGCTGCGGCTGCAAACGCACGAGGGCTTTCCGCTCATCCATGCGCGCGTCTACGACAACACGTTCTACGCGGCCAATCGCGCCATCTTCTTCGCCAACGCGGCGACCGAGGGAGACATCGTCACCGGCAACCTGATCTTCGCGGCCGCGGGGATCGAGGGCCAGGCCAAGGGCATCGGCGACAACATCATCGAGAGCGTCGCGGCGGCGAGCAGCTACGTCGCGTCACCCGGGCTGAAGCTCGGCGACATGGACTTCTATCCGCTCGCAGGACAGGCCGAGACCACGCCGCTCGATCCCGCGGCCCTCGCGGACGACACCGATCACGCCTGCGACTTCAACGGCACATCTCGCAAGGACTTCGCGTTCCGCGGCGCCTACGCGGGCGCGGGGACGAACCCTGGATGGAAGCCGGCCGAAGCGGTCAAGCCGGCTGTTCCTTGTGGCAGCAACGGCGGTGGGGCTGGTGGTGGAGGCGCGGGCAGCGGCGGCGCGCCCTCGGGCTCGGGAGGCGCGGGGGGCGAGGATTTCTTTCCGTACGCTCCCGACGATGACAGGAGCGGTTGCGGATGCCGGACGGCGCCATCCGCCTCGTTCGTTGGAGCTCCAATCTTCGCGGCGCTCGGCCTGGGTCTGCTCGCTCGTCGCCGTCGGGTCAAAGCGCGACGAGCGTGA
- a CDS encoding anti-sigma regulatory factor, with protein MDSFRSSSGGPRSARFPAAGFGRGAEEGMDGFAGEVFSVLRRHISEPNARAVISTCRARVEASGERFGPETLGAVVEHVEGALKVFDVPTTRRDLALNELRALARGGGAPQSGPQSSPQSFRDVSIALARDDDDPPPPPSRRDPPFSARGGDGPFSARGGAGPLSIRPEATINIARDEDVISARDAGRTLCRTLGFSETDQTKVATAISELARNILHYAIRGTITVSRIAGATPGVEVVAADDGPGISDVDSILAPGYRSPRGTGFGLRGTRRLVDYFDIVTHPGRGTRVTVRKHRA; from the coding sequence ATGGATTCGTTTCGTTCATCGTCCGGCGGACCGCGTAGCGCGCGCTTCCCCGCGGCCGGCTTCGGGCGGGGCGCGGAAGAGGGCATGGACGGCTTCGCCGGCGAGGTCTTCTCCGTGCTGCGGCGCCACATCTCCGAGCCCAACGCCCGGGCCGTCATCTCGACGTGTCGCGCGCGCGTCGAGGCGAGCGGAGAGCGCTTCGGCCCCGAGACGCTCGGGGCCGTGGTCGAGCACGTGGAGGGCGCGCTCAAGGTCTTCGACGTCCCCACCACGCGCCGCGATCTCGCCTTGAACGAGCTGCGCGCGCTCGCCCGCGGCGGCGGCGCCCCGCAGAGCGGACCGCAGAGCAGCCCCCAGAGCTTCCGCGACGTCTCCATCGCGCTCGCCCGCGACGACGACGATCCGCCTCCGCCGCCCTCGCGCCGCGATCCTCCGTTCTCCGCCCGCGGCGGCGACGGCCCCTTCTCCGCCCGCGGAGGCGCCGGACCGCTGAGCATCCGCCCGGAGGCGACCATCAACATCGCCCGCGACGAGGACGTCATCTCGGCCCGCGACGCCGGGCGCACGCTCTGCCGCACCCTCGGCTTTTCCGAGACCGACCAGACCAAGGTCGCGACCGCGATCTCCGAGCTCGCGCGCAATATCCTCCATTACGCGATCCGGGGGACGATCACGGTCTCGCGCATCGCGGGCGCGACGCCCGGGGTCGAGGTCGTCGCGGCCGACGACGGGCCCGGGATCAGCGACGTCGACTCCATCCTCGCGCCCGGCTACCGATCGCCGCGCGGCACGGGGTTCGGCCTGCGCGGCACGCGGCGCCTCGTCGACTATTTCGACATCGTCACGCACCCCGGACGAGGCACGCGCGTGACCGTTCGCAAGCACCGCGCGTAG
- a CDS encoding tetratricopeptide repeat protein, which translates to MRRLLFGFFFVAACAPAPRPAPKERPAPAPATSAPPAAASAPPPVATDPLASACNGGDLARCAELGGKLHASGVREQVARAVPLLDKACKGRVASACNTLGHAYRRGGEVERDQEKSLVYFRTGCEAGEGRVLACVGLADVYIDGLGAEVDRARAIAILAPACEGDVPLACSRLGQIHTTGMGVPDDEAHHRVGAKYYDKACRLGEAGACVHLANLYRSGTGVPFDPRKARAFFQKACDAGDDFACSELEEKPKKGDDGPLP; encoded by the coding sequence ATGAGACGCCTCCTCTTCGGGTTTTTCTTCGTCGCTGCCTGCGCGCCAGCGCCTCGCCCCGCGCCGAAAGAACGCCCCGCGCCCGCGCCCGCCACGAGCGCGCCGCCTGCCGCCGCGAGCGCCCCGCCGCCCGTCGCGACCGATCCGCTCGCGAGCGCTTGCAATGGCGGCGATCTCGCCCGCTGCGCCGAGCTCGGCGGAAAGCTCCACGCCAGCGGCGTGCGGGAGCAGGTCGCGCGGGCCGTGCCCCTGCTCGACAAGGCTTGCAAGGGCAGGGTCGCGAGCGCGTGCAACACGCTCGGCCACGCATATCGCCGGGGCGGTGAGGTGGAGCGGGATCAGGAGAAATCGCTCGTGTATTTTCGCACCGGATGCGAGGCGGGCGAGGGGCGCGTGCTCGCCTGTGTCGGGCTCGCCGACGTGTACATCGATGGCCTCGGCGCCGAGGTCGACAGGGCCCGCGCCATCGCGATCCTCGCGCCTGCATGCGAAGGCGACGTCCCCCTGGCGTGCTCCCGCCTCGGCCAGATCCACACGACGGGCATGGGCGTGCCCGACGACGAGGCGCACCACCGCGTCGGCGCGAAGTATTACGACAAAGCCTGCCGCCTCGGCGAAGCGGGCGCTTGCGTGCATCTCGCCAACCTTTATCGCAGCGGCACCGGCGTCCCGTTCGATCCCCGCAAGGCGCGCGCGTTTTTTCAGAAGGCCTGCGACGCGGGCGACGATTTCGCCTGCTCCGAGCTCGAAGAGAAGCCCAAGAAGGGCGACGATGGGCCCCTCCCGTAA
- a CDS encoding fumarylacetoacetate hydrolase family protein — protein MTAFARILVGSGRAAFARVSGDDLLVLRGAPWEDPAETGEIVPRASARLLAPVAPTKIVCVGRNYRAHAAELGNEVPAEPLLFFKPPSSVIGPDEPIEMPPVSARVDHEGELGVVIGARCRDVPAERALDFVFGFTCVNDVTARDLQKKDGQWARAKGFDTFCPAGPLLVTGLDPRALGVRCRVGDTLRQEGNTRDMIFPVANLIAYISAIMTLEPGDLLATGTPEGVGPLSHGVSVEVEIEGVGLLRNPVRSRGA, from the coding sequence ATGACTGCCTTCGCTCGCATCCTCGTGGGCTCCGGGCGCGCGGCGTTCGCGCGTGTCTCGGGCGATGACCTCCTCGTTCTACGCGGCGCGCCTTGGGAGGATCCTGCCGAGACCGGCGAGATCGTCCCGCGCGCCTCCGCGCGTCTGCTCGCGCCCGTCGCGCCCACGAAGATCGTGTGCGTGGGCCGCAACTACCGCGCGCACGCGGCCGAGCTCGGCAACGAGGTCCCGGCCGAGCCGCTGCTCTTCTTCAAGCCGCCCTCGTCCGTGATCGGCCCTGACGAGCCGATCGAGATGCCGCCCGTCTCGGCGCGCGTCGATCACGAGGGCGAGCTCGGCGTGGTGATCGGCGCGCGCTGCCGCGACGTGCCGGCCGAACGGGCGCTCGATTTCGTGTTCGGTTTTACCTGCGTGAACGACGTGACCGCGCGCGATCTGCAGAAGAAGGACGGCCAGTGGGCGCGCGCCAAGGGGTTCGACACCTTCTGCCCCGCGGGCCCGCTGCTCGTGACCGGCCTCGATCCGCGCGCGCTCGGCGTGCGCTGCCGCGTGGGCGACACGCTTCGGCAAGAGGGCAACACGCGCGACATGATCTTCCCCGTCGCGAACCTCATCGCCTACATCAGCGCGATCATGACGCTCGAGCCCGGCGATCTCCTCGCCACGGGCACCCCCGAGGGCGTCGGGCCGCTTTCGCACGGCGTCAGCGTGGAGGTCGAGATCGAGGGGGTCGGCCTCTTGCGCAACCCCGTGCGATCGCGCGGCGCCTGA
- a CDS encoding serine/threonine-protein kinase: MNDSSPSLPQSVAPGELVAGKYRVERVIASGGMGVIVAAYHEGLGQRFAIKIMRPEILDNEVAVTRFLAEARTAARLQSDHVTRVFDVGRLEDGVPYMIMEYLDGSNLADLVDERGKLPVEEAVDFALQALEALAEAHAAGIVHRDLKPSNLVLTRRPDGSPHIKVIDFGISKHHGIDAPSGAGAITSTQQVLGSPSYMSPEQITSPKSVDMRADIWAMGVLLHELLTGTLPFEGETVGALMAQIISESPARLRELRPDAPAGLEKALRRCMERDPAARHRDVAELANALAPFGTRWAKLSAKRVESALRQSTLPDTSRGPGRTRRRRVMGMVAVVLCAGIVGVVAWLGLGRATPPASAASVPSSAIAASPVVVEEPPKTAPAALPPASPAAPAPSSASTPATRPAVVKATAPVSAKKKPPGNLLDDRQ; this comes from the coding sequence GTGAACGATTCGTCGCCCTCCCTCCCGCAGAGCGTCGCCCCAGGTGAGCTCGTCGCTGGCAAGTATCGCGTCGAGCGCGTCATCGCGTCGGGCGGCATGGGCGTCATCGTCGCGGCGTATCACGAGGGGCTCGGGCAGCGCTTCGCGATCAAGATCATGCGGCCGGAGATCCTCGACAACGAGGTCGCCGTCACGCGCTTCCTCGCCGAGGCGAGGACCGCGGCGCGCCTGCAGAGCGATCACGTGACGCGCGTCTTCGACGTGGGCCGCCTCGAGGACGGCGTGCCGTACATGATCATGGAGTACCTCGACGGCTCGAACCTCGCCGATCTCGTCGACGAGCGTGGAAAGCTGCCGGTCGAGGAGGCCGTCGACTTCGCGCTGCAGGCGCTCGAGGCGCTCGCCGAGGCGCACGCGGCCGGCATCGTCCATCGCGATCTGAAGCCCTCGAACCTCGTGCTCACGCGACGGCCCGACGGATCGCCGCACATCAAGGTCATCGATTTCGGCATCTCGAAGCACCACGGCATCGACGCGCCGAGCGGCGCGGGCGCGATTACCTCCACGCAGCAGGTGCTCGGCTCGCCCTCGTACATGTCGCCCGAGCAGATCACGTCGCCGAAGAGCGTCGACATGCGGGCCGACATCTGGGCCATGGGAGTGCTCTTGCACGAGCTTTTGACCGGCACGCTGCCGTTCGAGGGCGAGACCGTCGGCGCGCTCATGGCGCAGATCATCAGCGAGTCGCCGGCTCGCCTGCGCGAGCTGCGCCCCGACGCGCCGGCCGGCCTCGAGAAGGCGCTGCGCCGGTGCATGGAGCGCGATCCGGCCGCGCGTCACCGCGACGTCGCCGAGCTCGCCAACGCCCTCGCGCCCTTCGGGACGCGCTGGGCCAAGCTCTCGGCGAAGCGGGTCGAGAGCGCGCTGCGACAGAGCACGCTCCCGGACACGTCGCGCGGGCCTGGCCGAACGCGTCGGCGCCGCGTGATGGGCATGGTCGCGGTGGTGCTCTGCGCGGGCATCGTCGGCGTGGTCGCGTGGCTCGGCCTCGGGCGCGCGACGCCGCCGGCCAGCGCTGCCTCCGTCCCGAGCTCCGCGATCGCGGCTTCCCCCGTGGTGGTCGAGGAGCCGCCGAAGACCGCACCTGCCGCCTTGCCGCCGGCGAGCCCTGCCGCGCCTGCGCCGTCCTCTGCGTCCACCCCCGCGACGCGCCCTGCGGTCGTGAAGGCGACCGCGCCGGTGAGCGCGAAGAAGAAGCCGCCCGGCAACCTGCTCGACGACCGGCAATGA
- a CDS encoding S1C family serine protease, producing the protein MKNGQKLLALLALIAIVFAGGYFVGRSRTRPVLRSDDTAAPVQQQLPPIPQELSGDEKRDIEVFRHAAPSVVFITSLAVQRDVFSFDVTTIPQGTGSGFIWDESGNIVTNFHVIQQGERFSVTLSDQSEWDAKVVGAAPEKDLAVLHIDAPKEKLIPLKVGRSRDLLVGQRVLAVGNPFGLDHSLTIGVISALGRELTSPIGRKIRDVVQTDAAINPGNSGGPLLDSSGRLVGVNTAIYSPSGASSGIGFAIPVDTVARLIPQLIEKGRASVAGIGVQLNPTLDRYARRAGIEGIVIYDVTEGSPAEKAGLEGVRASRGRRIVLGDMIVSVDGKRVRSAEELLDAFDQAGAGKEVKLGVVREGKEREVVVTLVAL; encoded by the coding sequence ATGAAGAACGGTCAAAAGCTCCTCGCGCTCCTGGCCCTCATCGCGATCGTGTTCGCCGGCGGCTACTTCGTCGGACGCTCGCGCACGCGCCCCGTCCTTCGATCGGACGACACGGCCGCGCCCGTGCAACAGCAGCTTCCCCCCATCCCGCAAGAGCTCAGCGGCGACGAGAAGCGCGACATCGAGGTCTTTCGCCACGCCGCTCCCTCGGTCGTGTTCATCACGAGCCTCGCGGTGCAGCGCGACGTCTTCTCGTTCGACGTCACGACGATCCCCCAGGGCACCGGAAGCGGGTTCATCTGGGACGAGAGCGGCAACATCGTCACCAACTTCCACGTGATCCAGCAGGGCGAACGCTTCTCCGTCACGCTCTCCGATCAGTCCGAGTGGGACGCGAAGGTCGTGGGCGCCGCGCCCGAGAAGGACCTCGCGGTGCTGCACATCGACGCGCCCAAGGAGAAGCTCATCCCCCTGAAGGTCGGCCGCTCGCGCGACCTGCTCGTGGGTCAGCGCGTGCTCGCCGTGGGCAACCCCTTCGGGCTCGATCACTCGCTCACCATCGGCGTGATCAGCGCCCTCGGCCGCGAACTCACCTCCCCCATCGGCCGCAAGATCCGCGACGTCGTGCAGACCGACGCGGCCATCAACCCGGGCAACTCCGGCGGCCCGCTGCTCGACTCGAGCGGGCGCCTCGTCGGCGTGAACACCGCGATCTACAGCCCGAGCGGCGCCTCCTCCGGCATCGGGTTCGCGATCCCGGTGGACACCGTCGCCCGCCTCATTCCCCAGCTCATCGAGAAGGGACGCGCTTCGGTCGCAGGGATCGGCGTGCAGCTCAACCCGACGCTCGACAGGTACGCGCGACGCGCGGGCATCGAGGGGATCGTCATCTACGACGTCACCGAAGGATCGCCCGCCGAGAAGGCCGGGCTCGAGGGCGTGCGCGCCTCGCGAGGCAGGCGCATCGTGCTCGGTGACATGATCGTGAGCGTGGATGGAAAGCGCGTGCGATCAGCGGAAGAGCTGCTCGACGCCTTCGATCAAGCAGGCGCCGGCAAAGAGGTGAAGCTCGGCGTGGTGCGTGAGGGCAAGGAGCGCGAGGTCGTCGTCACGCTCGTCGCGCTTTGA
- a CDS encoding pyridoxamine 5'-phosphate oxidase family protein: MLDPLAPSPAPAWLATVESSLERSRATPEVRYAQLATVDASGAPRCRTIVVRAVVPEHGAIVFSTDARSPKTGEILAEPRAELCWYFAETREQLRIAGEVVLARADAPGPSWLSREALWSALSAASRASFAWPAPGSPRAEGALFPLEPAEEPLATFAACALIAREVDHLRLRSAPHQRTRFTRLPSGAWTSEEVCP, encoded by the coding sequence ATGCTCGATCCGCTCGCCCCCTCCCCTGCCCCCGCGTGGCTCGCGACCGTGGAGTCTTCCCTCGAGCGCTCGCGCGCCACGCCCGAGGTCCGCTACGCGCAGCTCGCCACCGTGGACGCCTCGGGCGCGCCGCGCTGCCGCACCATCGTCGTGCGCGCCGTCGTCCCCGAGCACGGCGCGATCGTGTTCTCGACCGACGCGCGGTCGCCGAAGACGGGCGAGATCCTCGCCGAGCCGCGCGCGGAGCTGTGCTGGTACTTTGCCGAGACGCGCGAGCAGCTCCGGATCGCGGGCGAGGTCGTGCTCGCGCGCGCCGATGCGCCCGGACCCTCGTGGCTGTCGCGCGAGGCGCTCTGGAGCGCGCTGTCCGCCGCCTCGCGGGCGAGCTTCGCGTGGCCCGCCCCTGGCTCCCCGCGCGCAGAAGGCGCCCTCTTCCCGCTCGAGCCCGCAGAGGAGCCGCTCGCGACGTTCGCCGCCTGCGCGCTGATCGCCCGCGAGGTCGATCATCTCCGGCTGCGCTCGGCGCCGCACCAGCGCACGCGCTTCACGCGCCTGCCGTCGGGCGCGTGGACGAGCGAGGAGGTTTGTCCCTAG